A single window of Pieris rapae chromosome 4, ilPieRapa1.1, whole genome shotgun sequence DNA harbors:
- the LOC110997132 gene encoding uncharacterized protein LOC110997132 yields MSFHPINTIWISTEVLFSMEALKCKSVESILTERDIKSIVHKAASHEWTILGYDIKVAGQGLSGFLGDHFRMTVHLENGNFTKKLHLFAKFLPLLNKPKAEFIGEYNFFKRENLVYELFEEMGVANEQKAWCPKALIHTDSLIVMPDLSIEGYKSISHHECLDLKHVAVVVTSMARFHASFACFEAKRDMIHHQRNSFYKDHISVLKESPHFDAPWSEAWLRAAAKLSFNLIQTFSTKIHKHIDDLEEKLTDLFSKACEDLEPSKDSLNVIIHRDLWINNILFRYEHGHPSEAVLLDFQCVRYAPPALDLMIFLYLTTTKEFRRAHEKEIFNQYYTVFTQHLDDTVKSKLKDYNYGRWDFFNWCERARMFAMVQAMAIFPFTLMSPSLAQKTFDNPDTFMKLMEEDRSEPVLAFARECTVYRERQLQVCEEFVDKYILKPL; encoded by the exons ATGTCGTTTCATCCTATAAATACCATTTGGATATCGACAGAGGTATTATTTAGTATGGAGGCGCTCAAGTGTAAAAGTGTGGAGAGCATTCTTACAGAGAGAGATATAAAGAGCATCGTTCACAAAGCGGCATCACACGAATGGACGATTCTAGGGTATGACATTAAAGTAGCCGGGCAGGGGCTGTCCGGTTTCTTGGGAGACCACTTCAGGATGACCGTTCACCTCGAGAATGGCAATTTCACGAAGAAGCTGCACCTCTTTGCCAAATTTCTGCCGCTTCTGAATAAACCTAAAGCAGAGTTTATCggtgaatataatttttttaaacgagaAAACCTCGTTTACGAGTTATTTGAGGAAATGGGCGTCGCCAACG AACAGAAAGCGTGGTGTCCAAAGGCTTTGATACACACGGACAGCCTTATTGTTATGCCTGATTTGTCGATCGAAGGCTACAAGTCTATTTCACATCACGAATGTTTGGACTTAAAGCACGTCGCGGTCGTTGTAACGTCCATGGCACGATTCCACGCCAGCTTCGCGTGCTTTGAAGCAAAAAGAGACATGATTCATCACCAACGAAACAGTTTTTACAAAGACCACATAAGCGTGTTGAAGGAGTCGCCACATTTCGATGCTCCCTGGTCCGAAGCATGGCTTCGAGCCGCCGCAAagttatcttttaatttaattcaaacgtTTTCTACAAAAATCCACAAACATATCGATGATCTTGAGGAAAAACTTACGGATCTTTTCTCTAAAGCCTGTGAGGACCTCGAGCCCAGTAAAGATagcttaaatgtaattattcatAGAGATCTTTGGATAAACAATATTCTTTTCCGATACGAACATGGGCACCCGTCAGAAGCGGTGTTGTTGGACTTCCAATGCGTAAGGTACGCTCCACCCGCGCTCGATCTCATGATATTCCTATACTTGACTACGACTAAAGAGTTTCGAAGAGCTCACGAAAAGGAGATATTTAACCAGTATTACACAGTGTTCACTCAGCATTTAGATGATACAGTGAAGAGTAAGTTGAAAGATTATAACTACGGGAGGTGGGATTTCTTCAACTGGTGCGAGCGGGCCCGTATGTTTGCGATGGTTCAGGCAATGGCGATATTTCCATTCACTCTCATGAGTCCATCCTTGGCTCAGAAAACTTTTGACAACCCCGATACGTTTATGAAACTTATGGAAGAAGACAGGAGTGAGCCGGTTCTGGCATTCGCCCGGGAATGTACGGTTTACAGAGAGAGACAGTTACAAGTTTGCGAAGAATTcgttgataaatatattttgaaacctttgtag